GAAGCAGGTCACGATGCCCAGTGCGTCCACGGCGTAGGTGAGGTCGGCGCGGGCCAGCGGGGACAGcgcggccagcagcagcagccacgtgCCGGCGCAGGCGGCCACGGCGTAGCGGCGGCGGCGCCAGGGCGCCGAGGCCAGCGGGTGCACCACGCCCAGGAAGCGGTCCACGCTGAGGCAGGCCATGGTGAGGATGCTGGAGTACATGTTGGCGTAGAAGGCCACGGTGACCACGTTGCAGAGCCGCCGGCCGAACACCCAGTGGTGCTGGTTGCAGTGGTAGAAGATCTGGAAGGGCAGCACCGCGGCCAGCATGAGGTCCGTGACGCTCAGGTTGATCATGAAGATGGCCGAGGGCGACTTGGGCCCGATGTGGCGGGCCAGCACCCACAGGGACAGCAGGTTGCCCGGGATGCTGACCACGGCCACCAGCGAGTACACGGCCGGCAGGGCCACGGCGATGGCCGGGTTGCGCAGCATGAGCAGCGTGGCGTTGTCCGGCCCGGACGCGTTCCTGTCCATCATCAGCATCTCCATGGCGCTCAGAGCAACTGGGGCGGGGCTGCAAGGGAAGGAGGGTGTGCGGATGAGTGACGGGCAGGCCGAggaggggtcaggggtcagagtCCAGAAGTCCCGGGGGACTAAGAGAGGTGGCCGTcggctccctgcccaccccagagCACATGGGAGAGCACGGAACCAGTGTGGCCCGTGCCCATCACACGGCTCACAACACGCCAAGGAGCACAGAGCCAGTGTGGACTGTCCTCGTTACATGGCTCAGAACACACCAGAGAGCACGGAACCAGTGTGGCCCGCGCCCATCACACGGCTCACAACACGCCAAGGAGCACAGAGCCAGTGTGGACCGTCCTCGTTACATGGCTCAGAACACACCAGAGAGCACGGAACCAGTGTGGCCCGCGCCCATCACACGGCTCACAACACGCCAAGGAGCACAGAGCCAGTGTGGACCATCCTCGTCACACGGCTCAGACGTGTGGCTGGCAGACAGCCCTGTCACTCTGGTCCCTGCAGTGcagccatagccagggctgggctgatgggAGCTCAGAGAACTGTGGGATGGGGCCCAGGTCAGTGTCCACCTGGAACTCCCTTCCATCTGCATGGTGGGCCTGTGGCCTTGCTCTTCCACAGGCAGGGTCACTGGATCCCTTGCTGGATCACTGGATCATGGAATCACTGGATCTCTCTTACTGGGTCACTGGATCTCTTGATCACCTGTTGGATCATTGGATTGCCAGATCCCTGAAACCCTCACTGGACCACCGGATCATGGGATCATTGGATCTCTCTCACtggatccctgcatccctggATTAATCGCTGGATCCCTGGATCTTTCACTGGACCACCAGATCATGGGATCACTGGATATCTCTTACTGGATCCCTGGATCGCTGGATCACCAGATCCCCCATCGGATCATTGGACCTGTCTCACTGGATCACCAGAACCCTCACTGGGCTGCTGGATCACTCTGGATCCCGCCTGGGCTGTGGCTCTGTTCTGCAGGTCCCTGAGGCGATGCCCCTGCCTGCACGTCTGGCTCTGCAGAGATGGGTGCCCAGACGCGGAGGCCCTGGCACAGTCCCCGCTGGGGGGGTTCTGGAGACTCACCTGGACCCGTTGTCCACTGCCCAGCCCGAGCTCAGCCGCGGCCTCACATCCGGCTCCCTCTGCACCGCGGGCAGAAGCCCGCGCTGCTGCCTGGGACCTGGTGCCGTCCCACAGCCCCTCCGGCCGCCCCAGCCGCGTCACAGGAGCAGTCCAGCCAAGGCATGGGCCGGCAGGAGCGCCcgcccaggggccaggaggccCCCACGCTGCCTTCCAGAGCTCCTAGGTTGGACTCCCGTTTCCCTCCGTGCCCCCGAGTGCTCCCTCGGTCTAAGCACCTGCTGTCTGGCGctgcagcagcttcctccagctAATTTTAGACTTTGCAGTTTGAGGGTGAGACTGCTCAGCTCCGGCAACGCCCAGGCAGGGCTGCCACAGCGAGTCGGCCACTCCCAgctcaggaggagagagagacacctgGCCAGCACAGAGACCTCGTTCCTGCTCACAGCACGCTGGGGGCAAGAAGAGGGCGTGAGCACGCCGCGGGAACGGCACGGCCCGAGACAGACGGGAGTGTAAGGAAACCACCCTCGTCCAGGGCTCGGGCGGCGTCGGGGCAGGACGCCACCATCGTCCAGGGCTCGGGCGGCGTCGGGGCAGGACGCCAGCCTCGTCCAGGGCTCGGGCGGCGTCGGGGCAGGACGCCAGCCTCGTCCAGGGCTCGGGCGGCGTCGGGGCAGGACGCCAGCCTCGTCCAGGGCTCGGCGGCGTCGGGGCAGGACGCCAGCCTCGTCCAGGGCTCGGCGGCGTCGGGGCAGGACGCCAGCCTCGTCCAGGGCTCGGGCGGCGTCGGGGCAGGACGCCAGCCTCGTCCAGGGCTCGGGCGGCGTCGGGGCAGGACGCCAGCCTCGTCCAGGGCTCGGGCGGCGTCGGGGCAGGACGCCAGCCTCGTCCAGGGCTCGGGCGGCGTCGGGGCAGGACGCCAGCCTCGTCCAGGGCTCGGGCGGCGTCGGGGCAGGACGCCAGCCTCGTCCAGGGCTCGGGCGGCGTCGGGGGGAAATCTTATTTCTGCTTTGTGCtgtgctggctgctgtgacccTGCAGATGGTCCACTGGCATTTGAATGCCACGCACCGTTGAAGCCGGCGACAGTTGCTGCACCCGGCAAGGAAGAAATGGCTGCAGAGTCCCTGGCCCGCGTCCCAGTCCCCCTCAGCCCTGCCCGCGCATCAGCTCCGCCTGGCTGGCTGCCTGTGTGCGTCGGCATCCGCCTGGGACCCAGCGGgaggcccctctgcctccccagagcgcacctgtcccctgtgggtggcccACGGCGGCCTGGGGCATCTATGGCCGGGACAGCCCGCCCGCAGGCGCCGCGGCTGCCGCTGATCTGCTGAGAAAGGGCCTCTAACGGCCAGCTGCCAGTTCCCGGAAACAGGAGGCGTTGTGGTTAGGGCCCCAGCGAGGCAGGCGGCAGGATGGAAGTGGTCCAAAGTGGGCGTGGCGGCTGCTGCCAGCGGCGGCTGCAGCCGGCTTCCATCGGCGCTGCACCAGCAGGTGTGGATCTGGGGAATGGCACGGGCACCGAGCTGCCTGGAGCAAGGTGGACGGAGCACGGGCAGGCGCTCGGCCGCCGCAGACGGTCCCCGTGGGGGAGCAGTCACGCCAGTCTCAGCGCAACCAGCCCGGAAACGGGGGCCGCCCCTGCCCCCCGGGGCCACCGAGCCTCCCCCACCAACATCTTAAAAAACAGCTCTATTGAGGTGCTGTCTACGCGCCATACGCTCTCGCCCGCGGAAAGTGTGTAATCGGGTGTCTTCCCATGGCCTCACCCACGTcagcagtcccggctgctccacttcccatccagctccctgctgtggcctgggaaagcagtggaggacggcccacgtccttgggcccctgcacccacgtgggagacccagatggagctcctggctcctggcttcagatctgtctagctctggccattgtggccatctggggagtgaaccaaaggatggaggaccccacccacccaccccgtgtaactctgactttcaaataaataaatatttttaaaaagaccctcCCTAATGACACCTGCAAAGACCCTGTTTGCAAACAAGTTGCCACGCGCTGGTCTGAGGATTGGGCACGGAGCTCTCGTCTGTGGAGCCTGTTCGGCCCCCGCCGTTGTCCACGGAGAATGTTCCCCAGAGCTTGTCGGAGGGTTTTCCAGCCCCCGAGGCTCCAACATCAAGACAGGAGAACTCTACTGGGGGAAGCCGTCAGGGCTGGCTTGTCCTCAGACCCCCCATGTCCCCCCACCCAGCAGGGTAGCAGTGCCCCCCGgaccctccctctgctcccctgaCGTCTGAGCTGAGGCGTCCGGCCTCAGCCACGTGCCCACGGGGCTAGGGGACATTCTTGGGGACACGTGTCTCATGAGAGCCCAGCCTGCCAAGGCAGAAGCACGAAGCCCCTCCCATCACTCAGAACCCGAGAATCTCGCCCCGGCCTCCGGCCAAGCGCAGCTGAGTCTGGACCCGGGGACGTCTGAGCTCTGCTCCCAGCACATCCGTGACCAGTCGTGGGGCCGTGGCCCAGTCGTGGGGCCGTGACCAGTCGCGGGGCCGTGACCCAGTCGTGGGGCCATGACCAGTCGTGGGGCCGTGACCCAGTCGCGGGGCCGTGACCAGTCGTGGGGCCGTGACCAGTCATGGGGCCGTGACCAGTCGTggggctgtggcctgagaagcccGGGGAGGcctgcccagaggaagctctgctGGGTCTTCCCGTCCACGTGGGCAGCTCGCAGAGCCAGGGGAGACCTCTCTGGCGGTTGTGGGCTGACTCGTGTCTTCCTCAAACTCGGGGTGCGCGAATCTCAGCCCCGTTTCCTTGGCGCCTGAGCTGGCAGGAAGTAGTGTCTCTGAATCGGTCACCGGTCACGGGAGGGGCCGGCGTCCCACGtgggcgcgggttcgagtccctgctgccccacctccaatccagctacaGTGAGGCCATTCGGAGTGGGACGGGCCCCTCCTCTGACCGCACCGCCGTGTGTTTGGGAAGAGGGGGTCTGGGCGCGAGGGTGTGCGGGTGCTGCCCGCAGCCAGGGAAAGCCCGAGGAGCCAGCAGATGTCCCTCCCCAGGGCGCTTGGACCTCGCGCCTACACTGGGTCTCCAGAGCTGAGAGGGCACAGTCCTGTCCACGCCGCCCAGCGGGTGGACACGTGTCGTGGCAGCCCCGGGCAGCCCAGGAAGTCTCCATGGACAGGAAGAATGGACACACAGGACACACGTGCCGCGCGGTGTAGACGAGAGAGACGGCCACGCTGAGAGCTGAGGgttgccacagccctggcctgtgcCCCGCAGGAGCCGCGGTTCCCCCACGCGCTGGCGGCAGAGCTGCCTGACACAGTAGACGGAGAGGCTGTCCTTGTaagagttaaaagaaaaatttagacaggagggggtggggagtacCCCACGCTCTTCAACCTGTGTGTCGGAAACACACGGAATTTGTCCACCGTATGTaagtaaacaaatttttgaataaaaaaaatccaagaaagcACGATTGTGCCGCAACTGAGAGTGGAAGGACTTGGCACACGGGGCCCAggttcctggggccggcgctgtgggcagCGGGTAAGGCCCCactctgcagcgccggcatcccgtgtgggcaccggttctagtcccggctgctccacttcaggaccggctctctgctgtagcctgggaaagcagttaagatggcccaagtccttgggcccctgcacccacatgggagacctggaggaagctcctggctcccggcttcggatcagtgcagctctggccattgtggccatccggggagtgaaccagaggatggaggacctctctctctctctctctctctctctctctctctctctctctccctctctctgcctctgcctctctgtaactcttccattcaaataaataaataaacaaattaaaaaaaaaagatgccaggtTCAGAGGAGGAGCTTGGGGAGCAGGAGACAGGGATTGGCCGGTGAGCCTCGGAAACCCCGGCACGAGCAGGTGGGAGCCCCTCGGCGATGGGGTCACGCCCGGCTAGCACCAGGGTAAGTTACAGCTCCGGGGAGTTGAAAGGGCGTGGGACGCGTCCGGCCGGCCAGACTCCCGGTTGTGCGCCGCGGTGTGGCTGTCTCGTGCGCTGCTTCCCCTGGTGGCGTGGAGCTGCCGCCGGAGCCACGCAGCGATGGGACCGTGGTGTGCCGCCCAGGGAAAGACCGACACTCAGTCTGGCTCTTCCTGGGTGAGGAAGCCAAGAACACGTCCACGTGACCCGCAGCGTGGGGGCTGTCTGTCTGTCACCTCTACACCACCCGCCTATCAACTACCCATCTGTCATCTATGTGCTCATCACCTCCCACCAAGCGATCAATAAATTATCTCGTTATCTATGCATGGCTTGCAAACGTGGATGACTCTACCCCCGGGGCACTTGGCGATGGGACCCGTGCCTGGATGACGGGCGCTGCCAGTGTCAGGTGGGCGGAGCCCAGGAATGTCACTCAGCAGGCTCCCATGTCCAGTCCCAATGTCAGCATTGGCAAGTTGAAGGAAACCTGACTGGGCTGGCtctggtgtggtgggttaagcctccatgcgcagcaccggcatcccatatgggcaccaggtcgagtcccggctgctccacttctgatccagctccccgctaatggcctgggaaagcagtagaagatggcccaagtccctgggcccctgcacccacgtgggagacccagatggagctcctggctgcggatcagcgcagctccggccgctggggccatctggggagtgacccagcggatggacgacctctctgtctctccttctctctgtaattctgcctctcagataaataaataaaatcttttttaaaaaatcgacCACCCCACCTCTACGAGAGACACTGACGAAGGAACGAGTGGGCTGCAGAACACACTTGATGAAGGACGGGGATCCGAACGACACCAGGAACGGTTAACTCAACACCAGAGAGAAGCAGCCTCCCTCGGTGGCGGTGGGTCGGAGACCTCCACAAACCCACGCCAGAAAGGAGACGCGGTGGAGAGGCGAGCGCACAACGGGGCAAAGCCGAGACCCCACCACCTGTCTGCCTCCTATCTCGGGGCGAGGATCTCCCTGACAAAGCACAGGTGCAGCGAGACGCTCCGGCCTTCCCCGGCCCGCCGAGCTGGCGCAGTCCGAGCGCGGTCTAGCGGGGCCATTTGCATGCAGCCGGCTGTGCAGACCGCGCGCCGGCTCGGCTCTGCCTGCCCCGGGACAGCAGCCGGGTTCCGTTGTCTTTGATTTCTGCGCCTTGAGGTGCGGCGCCGTCAGCACTGGGGTGGGTTCCGTCcgagccagaagcccagaagccGGGCGCCCCGGAGACAGCAGGGGTTTTCATCTGCCGCTGTTCTCCCCCGGGGGGCAGGAAGCCACGGGCGGGCGGATTACCATGAAGCCATCCTGTGAGCTGCAGGCGCCGCCGGGCTGCCGGGAAGAAGTGGCCGAGCCGGGGGCATTGTGCAGCTCAACCACTTCCCCCATCCCGAGCCGACTGCCGACGGTTCTGGAACGTTCCGCCGGAGCCTGTCGTGGGTGACTGGGAGTCGGGGCGGGGGCCTATAGATTTGCATATTTGCGTGTGGTCGTAGCTAACTGctggaggggggggggctgccggGCAGGCTTCGCAGCCGCTGCGCCGGAAGCCACCCTTCCGCGTCTCGGGGCGGACACTGAAGCCTCCAAGGAGCCTGCGGGAGCCAGGAGGAGCCGTGTCGCCCCCGCCTTAAGCCCCATGCCGTGGTGGCATGGCCCTCGCTCGCTCACTTAA
This DNA window, taken from Lepus europaeus isolate LE1 chromosome 12, mLepTim1.pri, whole genome shotgun sequence, encodes the following:
- the P2RY8 gene encoding P2Y purinoceptor 8, encoding MMDRNASGPDNATLLMLRNPAIAVALPAVYSLVAVVSIPGNLLSLWVLARHIGPKSPSAIFMINLSVTDLMLAAVLPFQIFYHCNQHHWVFGRRLCNVVTVAFYANMYSSILTMACLSVDRFLGVVHPLASAPWRRRRYAVAACAGTWLLLLAALSPLARADLTYAVDALGIVTCFDVLPWTMLPSVAMWAAFLFSIFVLLFLVPFVVTVACYAATIRTLLRAAEAHGRDRRRRAVRLATVVLLAFVTCFAPNNFVLLAHMVSRLFFGTGYYHVYKLTLCLSCLNNCLDPFVYYFASREFQRRLRGYLHRCRPRGSRQDAPGDSRVSARTLSSARSPTASRPCLERRQSEL